A stretch of Flavobacterium sp. N2270 DNA encodes these proteins:
- the rplE gene encoding 50S ribosomal protein L5 — translation MAYIPRLKEEYKSRVISALTEEFGYKNVMQVPKLEKIVVSRGVGAAVSDKKLVDYAVEEMTKITGQLAVATISKKDVASFKLRKGMPIGAKVTLRGERMYEFLDRLITSSLPSVRDFGGIKATGFDGRGNYNLGVLEQIIFPEIDIDKINRISGFDITFVTTANTDTEAKALLTELGLPFKKN, via the coding sequence ATGGCTTATATACCTAGATTAAAAGAAGAATATAAGAGTAGAGTGATCTCTGCTCTTACAGAAGAATTCGGTTACAAAAATGTTATGCAAGTTCCTAAACTTGAAAAAATTGTTGTAAGCCGTGGAGTTGGTGCAGCTGTGTCTGACAAAAAGTTAGTTGATTATGCTGTAGAAGAAATGACTAAAATTACTGGTCAATTAGCAGTAGCTACAATTTCTAAAAAAGATGTTGCATCTTTTAAATTAAGAAAAGGAATGCCGATTGGTGCTAAAGTAACTTTACGTGGTGAAAGAATGTATGAGTTTTTAGATAGACTTATTACATCTTCATTACCATCTGTTAGAGACTTTGGTGGAATTAAAGCTACTGGTTTTGATGGTAGAGGTAATTATAATTTAGGAGTTTTAGAGCAAATCATTTTCCCTGAAATTGATATTGATAAAATTAACAGAATCTCTGGTTTTGATATTACTTTTGTTACTACTGCAAATACAGATACAGAAGCTAAAGCATTATTAACAGAACTAGGGTTACCTTTTAAAAAGAACTAA
- the rplF gene encoding 50S ribosomal protein L6, with protein MSRIGKNPIAIPAGVTVEVKDAVVTVKGKLGELSQEFSDVTVKIEDNNVIVERSSDQKNERAKHGLYRSLINNMIIGVSEGFTKSLELVGVGYRASNQGQKLDLALGFSHNIVLNIVPEVQVETISEKGKNPIVKLSSFDKQLLGQVSAKIRGFRKPEPYKGKGVKFVGEVLRRKAGKSA; from the coding sequence ATGTCAAGAATAGGTAAAAATCCAATTGCAATACCAGCAGGAGTAACTGTAGAGGTGAAAGATGCTGTTGTTACAGTAAAAGGAAAATTAGGCGAGCTTTCTCAGGAGTTTTCTGATGTTACGGTTAAAATTGAAGATAACAATGTTATCGTTGAGCGTTCATCTGATCAAAAAAATGAGAGAGCGAAACACGGACTTTATCGTTCTCTTATAAACAATATGATTATAGGGGTTTCTGAAGGTTTTACAAAATCATTAGAATTAGTTGGTGTAGGTTATAGAGCTTCTAATCAAGGTCAAAAACTTGATTTAGCTTTAGGATTTTCACACAATATAGTTTTAAATATTGTACCAGAAGTTCAAGTGGAAACTATATCTGAAAAAGGTAAGAATCCAATAGTAAAATTATCATCATTTGACAAACAATTATTAGGTCAAGTTTCTGCTAAAATCAGAGGTTTCCGTAAACCAGAGCCATACAAAGGTAAAGGGGTTAAGTTTGTAGGTGAAGTATTAAGAAGAAAAGCAGGTAAATCAGCTTAA
- the rplN gene encoding 50S ribosomal protein L14, producing MVQQESRLKVADNTGAKEVLTIRVLGGTKRRYASVGDKIVVSVKDATPNGNVKKGAVSTAVVVRTKKEVRRADGSYIRFDDNACVLLNATGEMRGTRVFGPVARELRDNKFMKIVSLAPEVL from the coding sequence ATGGTACAACAAGAATCAAGATTAAAAGTAGCAGATAACACAGGAGCAAAAGAAGTTTTGACTATCCGTGTTTTAGGAGGAACGAAACGTCGTTATGCCTCTGTTGGAGATAAAATTGTAGTTTCTGTTAAAGATGCTACTCCAAACGGTAACGTAAAAAAAGGAGCAGTTTCTACAGCAGTAGTTGTACGTACAAAGAAAGAAGTGAGAAGAGCAGACGGATCTTATATCCGTTTTGATGATAACGCTTGTGTTTTGTTAAATGCAACTGGTGAAATGAGAGGAACACGTGTTTTTGGTCCAGTAGCAAGAGAACTTCGTGATAATAAATTCATGAAAATTGTATCATTAGCACCAGAGGTGCTTTAA
- the rplX gene encoding 50S ribosomal protein L24, whose protein sequence is MTKLKIKSGDVVKVIAGDHKGSEGKVLRVIRDKNKAVVEGVNMVSKHTKPSAKNPQGGIVKKEAPMHISNLSLIDPKSKEATKVGFKVEGDKKIRFSKKSNQVL, encoded by the coding sequence ATGACAAAGCTAAAAATTAAATCTGGAGACGTAGTTAAAGTTATTGCTGGAGACCATAAAGGTTCTGAAGGTAAAGTTTTACGTGTTATCCGTGATAAAAATAAAGCGGTAGTTGAAGGTGTTAACATGGTTTCAAAACATACGAAGCCAAGTGCAAAAAACCCTCAAGGAGGTATCGTTAAGAAAGAGGCTCCAATGCATATTTCTAACTTGTCTTTAATTGATCCTAAATCAAAAGAGGCAACTAAAGTTGGATTTAAAGTTGAAGGAGATAAGAAAATCAGATTTTCAAAGAAATCTAATCAAGTATTATAG
- the rplP gene encoding 50S ribosomal protein L16, with translation MLQPKRTKYRKVQKGRMKGNSQRGHELSNGMFGIKSVHENGMFLTSRQIEAARIAATRYMKREGQLWIKIFPDKPITKKPLEVRMGKGKGAVEYWAAVVKPGKIMFEVGGVPLSVAKEALRLAAQKLPVKTKFVVARDFQA, from the coding sequence ATGTTACAGCCTAAAAGAACAAAATACCGTAAGGTACAAAAAGGTAGAATGAAAGGTAACTCTCAAAGAGGGCATGAACTTTCAAATGGAATGTTTGGTATTAAATCTGTACATGAAAATGGAATGTTCTTAACTTCTCGTCAAATCGAAGCAGCTCGTATTGCAGCTACTCGTTATATGAAGAGAGAGGGACAATTATGGATTAAAATATTCCCAGACAAGCCTATTACTAAAAAGCCTCTTGAAGTACGTATGGGTAAAGGTAAAGGTGCAGTTGAATACTGGGCTGCAGTTGTTAAGCCAGGAAAAATAATGTTTGAAGTTGGTGGAGTTCCACTTTCTGTAGCAAAAGAGGCTTTACGTCTTGCCGCTCAAAAACTTCCTGTTAAAACTAAGTTTGTCGTTGCTAGAGATTTTCAAGCATAA
- the rpsM gene encoding 30S ribosomal protein S13: protein MARIAGVDIPKQKRGVIALTYIFGIGASRAKDILAKASVSEDKKVQDWNDDEISAIREAVSFFKIEGELRSEIQLNIKRLMDIGCQRGIRHRAGLPLRGQRTKNNSRTRKGKRKTVANKKKATK, encoded by the coding sequence ATGGCTAGAATTGCAGGGGTAGATATACCTAAACAAAAAAGAGGAGTTATCGCATTAACCTATATATTTGGTATAGGTGCTAGTAGAGCTAAAGATATTTTAGCTAAAGCTAGTGTTAGTGAAGATAAAAAAGTTCAAGATTGGAACGATGATGAAATTAGCGCCATCCGTGAGGCTGTTTCATTTTTCAAAATTGAAGGAGAATTACGTTCAGAAATTCAATTAAACATTAAACGTTTAATGGATATTGGATGTCAAAGAGGTATTCGTCATAGAGCTGGACTTCCGTTAAGAGGTCAAAGAACTAAGAATAACTCTAGAACTAGAAAAGGTAAAAGAAAAACTGTTGCTAATAAGAAAAAAGCAACTAAATAA
- the ykgO gene encoding type B 50S ribosomal protein L36, whose translation MKVRASVKKRSAECIIVRRKGRLYVINKKNPRFKQRQG comes from the coding sequence ATGAAAGTAAGAGCATCAGTTAAAAAAAGAAGTGCCGAGTGCATTATTGTGCGTAGAAAAGGAAGATTATACGTTATTAACAAAAAGAATCCTAGATTTAAACAAAGACAAGGATAA
- the secY gene encoding preprotein translocase subunit SecY, with protein sequence MKKFIDSLVNVWKIEELRNKITFTLLILLAYRFGAQVTLPGIDATQLGNLSNQTDEGIGWLINVFTGGAFSQASVFALGIMPYISASIVVQLMGIAVPYLQKLQKDGESGRKKINQITRWLTILITLVQAPGYIYNLNTTLPSEAFVPEFFSFFFLSISVLILVTGTIFAMWLGEKITDKGIGNGISLLIMVGIIARMPQSFIQEVTSRTTQANGGVMMIVLELILWFLVIIACILLVMAMRRIPVQYARRTVSGEFEEDSMGGSRQFIPLKLNASGVMPIIFAQAIMFIPAAVSGLAKESDTAQSLAGMFNDPFGLVYNIVFALLIIIFTYFYTAITVPTNKMADDLKRSGGFIPGFRPGVETGDYLDKIMSLITFPGSLFLAIIAVLPAVVVSLLGVQGAWGYFYGGTSLLIMVGVAIDTIQQINSYLLNRHYDGLMKSGKNRKAVA encoded by the coding sequence ATGAAGAAATTTATAGATTCATTAGTCAATGTTTGGAAAATAGAAGAGTTAAGAAATAAAATAACTTTTACTTTACTTATTTTGCTTGCGTATCGTTTTGGTGCACAAGTAACTCTTCCAGGTATTGATGCTACTCAATTAGGAAACCTTTCAAATCAAACTGACGAAGGTATTGGTTGGTTAATTAATGTATTTACAGGAGGTGCGTTTTCGCAGGCTTCTGTATTTGCATTGGGTATTATGCCTTACATTTCAGCATCTATTGTTGTTCAGTTAATGGGAATTGCAGTTCCATATTTACAAAAACTTCAAAAAGATGGTGAAAGTGGTAGAAAAAAGATCAACCAAATTACAAGATGGTTAACTATCCTTATTACTCTTGTTCAAGCGCCAGGTTATATTTATAACCTTAACACGACTTTACCTAGTGAAGCGTTTGTTCCTGAGTTTTTCTCATTCTTTTTCTTATCAATTTCAGTGCTTATTTTAGTCACAGGAACGATATTTGCAATGTGGTTGGGTGAAAAGATTACTGATAAAGGTATTGGTAATGGTATCTCATTATTGATTATGGTGGGTATTATTGCAAGAATGCCTCAGTCTTTCATTCAAGAAGTTACTTCTAGAACTACACAGGCTAATGGAGGTGTTATGATGATTGTATTGGAACTTATCTTATGGTTCTTAGTTATTATAGCTTGTATCCTGTTGGTTATGGCAATGAGAAGAATTCCTGTACAGTATGCAAGAAGAACTGTTTCTGGTGAGTTTGAAGAAGATTCAATGGGAGGATCAAGACAATTTATTCCCTTAAAGCTTAACGCATCTGGTGTAATGCCAATCATATTTGCACAAGCAATTATGTTTATACCTGCTGCAGTTTCTGGTTTAGCTAAAGAATCAGACACAGCACAGTCGTTAGCTGGAATGTTTAATGATCCTTTTGGGTTAGTATATAATATAGTATTTGCTTTGTTAATAATAATTTTTACGTATTTTTACACCGCAATTACTGTACCAACAAATAAAATGGCTGATGATTTAAAGAGATCTGGTGGTTTTATTCCTGGTTTTCGTCCTGGTGTTGAAACTGGTGATTACTTAGATAAGATCATGTCTTTAATTACGTTTCCTGGCTCTCTATTTTTAGCGATTATAGCGGTTTTACCTGCTGTTGTTGTTAGTTTATTGGGAGTTCAAGGGGCTTGGGGTTATTTTTATGGAGGAACATCATTATTGATTATGGTCGGAGTTGCAATTGATACAATTCAACAAATTAATTCATATTTGTTAAATAGACATTATGATGGTTTGATGAAGAGTGGTAAAAATAGAAAAGCAGTAGCTTAA
- the rpmD gene encoding 50S ribosomal protein L30, with amino-acid sequence MAKILVKQVKSKINCPLDQKRTLEALGLRKMGQVVAHDANPAILGMVNKVKHLVSVEETK; translated from the coding sequence ATGGCAAAAATATTAGTAAAACAAGTAAAAAGTAAAATCAACTGTCCTCTTGATCAAAAGAGAACATTGGAAGCTTTAGGTCTTCGTAAAATGGGACAAGTTGTTGCGCATGATGCAAATCCTGCTATCCTTGGAATGGTAAATAAAGTTAAACACTTAGTTTCTGTAGAAGAAACTAAATAA
- the rplO gene encoding 50S ribosomal protein L15 has protein sequence MNLSNLQPAEGSTHNQNKRLGRGEGSGKGGTAARGHKGAKSRSGYSKKIGFEGGQMPLQRRVPKFGFKNINRKEYQGINLDTIQMLVDNGVITDTLDFSVLVETRLATKNSLVKILGRGELKTKLKVSAHKFTATAKAAIEAAGGEVVSL, from the coding sequence ATGAATTTAAGTAACTTACAACCGGCTGAAGGGTCAACACATAACCAAAATAAAAGATTAGGTAGAGGAGAAGGTTCTGGAAAAGGTGGTACTGCTGCACGTGGACACAAAGGAGCAAAATCTCGTTCTGGTTATTCTAAGAAAATTGGTTTTGAAGGAGGGCAAATGCCACTTCAAAGACGTGTGCCTAAGTTTGGTTTCAAAAATATCAACAGAAAAGAGTACCAAGGTATAAATCTTGATACAATTCAAATGTTAGTAGATAACGGTGTGATAACTGATACACTTGATTTTTCAGTGTTAGTTGAAACTCGTTTAGCTACAAAAAATAGCTTAGTAAAGATTTTAGGAAGAGGTGAGCTAAAAACTAAATTAAAAGTAAGTGCTCACAAATTTACTGCAACTGCAAAAGCGGCTATAGAAGCTGCTGGTGGAGAAGTAGTAAGTTTATAA
- the rplB gene encoding 50S ribosomal protein L2 codes for MSVRKLKPITPGQRFRVVNSFDTITTDKPERSLLAPKKNSGGRNSQGKMTMRYMGGGHKQKYRLIDFKRTKDGIPATVKTIEYDPNRSAFISLLAYADGAKTYVIAQNGLEVGQTLVSGPDASPEIGNTMPLSKIPLGTVISCIELRPGQGAVIARSAGTFAQLMARDGKYATIKMPSGETRLILLTCSATIGAVSNSDHQLVVSGKAGRSRWLGRRPRTRPVAMNPVDHPMGGGEGRSSGGHPRSRKGLPAKGYRTRSKVNPSNKYIVERRKK; via the coding sequence ATGTCAGTTAGAAAATTAAAACCTATTACCCCAGGTCAGCGATTTAGAGTTGTGAATAGCTTTGACACTATTACAACTGATAAGCCGGAACGCTCTTTGTTGGCGCCGAAAAAAAACTCTGGAGGTAGAAATAGTCAAGGAAAAATGACCATGCGTTATATGGGCGGTGGTCACAAGCAAAAGTATCGTTTAATCGATTTTAAAAGAACTAAAGATGGGATTCCAGCTACAGTTAAAACTATCGAGTACGATCCTAATCGTTCTGCTTTTATTTCTTTATTAGCTTATGCTGATGGTGCAAAAACTTATGTTATTGCACAAAATGGATTAGAAGTTGGACAAACTTTAGTTTCAGGTCCAGATGCGTCTCCAGAGATTGGAAACACAATGCCTTTAAGTAAAATTCCTCTAGGGACAGTGATTTCATGTATTGAATTACGTCCAGGTCAAGGTGCTGTTATTGCGCGTTCGGCAGGAACTTTTGCTCAATTAATGGCAAGAGATGGAAAATATGCTACTATTAAAATGCCTTCTGGTGAAACAAGATTGATCTTGTTAACTTGCTCGGCTACAATTGGAGCTGTTTCTAACTCTGATCATCAATTAGTTGTATCAGGTAAAGCTGGTAGATCTAGATGGTTAGGTAGAAGACCGAGAACAAGACCAGTTGCAATGAACCCAGTTGATCACCCAATGGGTGGTGGAGAAGGACGCTCTTCAGGAGGTCATCCACGTTCAAGAAAAGGTTTACCAGCTAAAGGTTATAGAACTCGTTCTAAAGTTAACCCGAGTAACAAGTATATTGTAGAACGTAGAAAGAAATAA
- the rplR gene encoding 50S ribosomal protein L18, producing the protein MSLTKTERRQRIKFRIRKTVSGTAAQPRLSVFRSNKEIYAQVIDDVNGVTLVSASSRENEVVKGTNVETANAVGKLVAERALKAGINTISFDRGGYLYHGRVKSLAEGAREAGLKF; encoded by the coding sequence ATGTCATTAACAAAAACTGAAAGAAGACAGAGAATAAAATTCAGAATTAGAAAGACTGTTAGCGGTACTGCTGCTCAGCCAAGACTTTCTGTATTTAGATCTAATAAAGAAATCTATGCTCAAGTCATAGATGATGTAAACGGTGTAACACTAGTTTCTGCATCTTCACGTGAAAATGAAGTTGTAAAGGGTACAAACGTTGAAACTGCTAATGCGGTTGGAAAATTAGTTGCTGAAAGAGCACTTAAAGCTGGTATCAATACAATATCTTTTGATAGAGGAGGGTATTTATATCATGGACGTGTAAAATCATTAGCTGAAGGAGCTAGAGAAGCAGGACTTAAATTCTAA
- the rpsS gene encoding 30S ribosomal protein S19 has product MARSLKKGPYVHYKLDKKVQDNVEKDSKAVIKTWSRASMITPDFVGQTIAVHNGRQFVPVYVTENMVGHKLGEFSPTRSFRGHAGAKNKGKK; this is encoded by the coding sequence ATGGCACGTTCATTAAAAAAAGGACCTTATGTTCACTATAAATTGGATAAAAAAGTTCAAGATAATGTAGAGAAAGATAGTAAAGCTGTGATCAAAACTTGGTCAAGAGCATCTATGATTACTCCAGATTTCGTTGGGCAAACTATCGCAGTTCATAATGGTCGTCAATTTGTACCTGTTTACGTTACTGAAAACATGGTAGGACATAAATTAGGAGAATTTTCACCAACAAGATCTTTTAGGGGTCATGCTGGTGCAAAAAATAAAGGTAAAAAATAA
- the rpsN gene encoding 30S ribosomal protein S14, with amino-acid sequence MAKESMKAREVKRQAIVDKYAEKREALKKAGDYEALQKLPKNASPVRLHNRCKLTGRPRGYMRQFGISRVTFREMANQGLIPGVKKASW; translated from the coding sequence ATGGCTAAAGAATCAATGAAAGCCCGCGAGGTTAAAAGACAAGCAATTGTAGATAAATATGCTGAAAAGAGAGAAGCTTTAAAAAAAGCAGGAGACTATGAAGCATTGCAAAAATTACCTAAAAATGCTTCTCCAGTACGTTTGCATAATCGTTGTAAGTTAACTGGAAGGCCAAGAGGTTACATGCGTCAGTTTGGTATTTCACGTGTTACTTTCCGTGAGATGGCTAATCAAGGTTTGATTCCAGGTGTTAAAAAAGCATCTTGGTAA
- the rplW gene encoding 50S ribosomal protein L23: MSIIIKPIITEKITKLSEVYNRFGFVVQKSANKIQIKNAVEAAYGVNVEAVNTMTYRADRSVKYTKSGLISGKTNAYKKAIVQVKEGETIDFYNNI; encoded by the coding sequence ATGAGTATCATTATTAAACCTATTATAACTGAAAAAATAACTAAACTTAGTGAAGTTTATAATCGTTTCGGTTTTGTGGTTCAGAAGTCAGCTAATAAAATTCAAATCAAAAATGCAGTTGAAGCTGCTTATGGTGTGAATGTTGAGGCTGTTAACACTATGACTTACAGAGCGGATAGATCGGTAAAATACACTAAAAGTGGTTTGATCAGTGGTAAAACAAATGCTTACAAGAAAGCAATTGTACAAGTAAAAGAAGGTGAAACAATAGATTTTTATAATAATATCTAA
- the rpsC gene encoding 30S ribosomal protein S3, which yields MGQKTNPIGNRLGIIRGWDSNWYGGNDYGDKIAEDYKIRKYIHARLSKASVSKIIIERTLKLVTVTITTARPGIIIGKGGQEVDKLKEELKKITDKEVQINIFEIKRPELDAFLVANSIARQIENRISYRRAIKMAISAAMRMNSEGIKVLISGRLNGAEMARSEGFKDGRIPLSTFRADIDYALAEAHTTYGRMGIKVWIMKGEVYGKRDLSPLVGMDKQKSKSAGSGKGKPNRSKRK from the coding sequence ATGGGACAAAAGACAAATCCAATTGGAAATAGACTTGGTATCATCAGAGGGTGGGACTCAAACTGGTATGGTGGAAATGACTACGGTGATAAAATCGCTGAAGACTACAAAATCAGAAAGTATATCCATGCACGTTTATCAAAAGCTAGTGTGTCTAAGATAATTATCGAGAGAACTTTAAAACTTGTAACCGTTACTATCACTACTGCTAGACCTGGTATTATTATCGGTAAAGGTGGTCAAGAGGTAGACAAGTTAAAAGAAGAACTTAAGAAAATTACAGATAAAGAAGTTCAAATCAATATTTTTGAAATCAAAAGACCTGAGTTAGATGCTTTTTTAGTGGCTAACAGTATTGCACGTCAAATCGAAAACAGAATCTCGTACAGAAGAGCTATTAAAATGGCTATTTCTGCTGCAATGAGAATGAATTCTGAAGGGATTAAAGTGTTAATTTCTGGTCGTTTGAATGGTGCTGAAATGGCGCGTTCAGAAGGTTTTAAAGATGGTAGAATTCCTTTGTCAACTTTCAGAGCTGATATTGATTATGCATTGGCTGAAGCTCATACTACTTATGGTAGAATGGGAATTAAAGTATGGATAATGAAAGGTGAGGTTTACGGTAAGAGAGATCTTTCTCCGTTAGTAGGTATGGACAAACAAAAGTCTAAATCTGCAGGATCTGGAAAAGGTAAACCAAACAGAAGCAAAAGAAAGTAA
- the infA gene encoding translation initiation factor IF-1: MAKQSAIEQDGSIIEALSNAMFRVELENGHIVIAHISGKMRMHYIKLLPGDKVKLEMSPYDLSKARITYRY; encoded by the coding sequence ATGGCAAAACAATCAGCAATAGAACAAGACGGATCAATTATCGAAGCATTATCAAATGCAATGTTTCGTGTTGAGTTAGAGAATGGACATATAGTAATCGCTCATATTTCTGGAAAAATGCGTATGCATTATATTAAATTATTACCAGGAGATAAGGTAAAACTTGAAATGAGCCCTTACGATTTGTCTAAAGCAAGAATTACATATAGATACTAA
- the rpmC gene encoding 50S ribosomal protein L29: MKQSEIKDLSAVELQEKLSQLKKTYADLKAAHTISPIENPLQIRTIRRAVARIATELTKRELQ, encoded by the coding sequence ATGAAACAATCAGAAATAAAAGATCTATCTGCAGTAGAATTGCAAGAGAAGCTTAGTCAATTAAAGAAAACGTATGCTGATTTAAAAGCAGCTCACACGATTTCACCAATTGAGAATCCTCTTCAAATAAGAACTATTAGAAGAGCTGTAGCTAGAATTGCTACAGAGTTAACTAAAAGAGAGTTACAATAA
- the rpsE gene encoding 30S ribosomal protein S5, with amino-acid sequence MYQNYKNVELVKPGGLDLKDRLVNVNRVTKVTKGGRAFGFSAIVVVGDEHGVVGHGLGKSKDVSEAIAKAVEDAKKNLVRIPLYGHTVPHEQKGKFGGARVNLMPASHGTGVIAGGAVRSVLESVGIHDVLSKSQGSSNPHNVVKATFDALLQMRSAATVAKQRGLSLDKVFKG; translated from the coding sequence ATGTATCAAAATTATAAAAACGTAGAACTAGTTAAACCAGGTGGTCTTGATTTAAAAGATCGTTTGGTTAATGTAAACCGTGTAACTAAAGTTACTAAGGGAGGTAGAGCATTTGGTTTTTCTGCAATTGTTGTAGTTGGAGACGAGCACGGTGTTGTAGGTCATGGTTTAGGAAAATCTAAGGATGTATCTGAAGCTATTGCTAAAGCAGTAGAAGATGCTAAGAAAAACTTAGTTAGAATTCCTTTATATGGTCATACTGTACCTCACGAACAAAAAGGAAAATTTGGAGGAGCTAGAGTTAATTTAATGCCTGCATCGCATGGTACCGGAGTAATTGCTGGTGGTGCTGTTCGTTCGGTATTAGAGTCTGTAGGGATTCATGATGTATTGTCAAAATCTCAAGGTTCTTCAAATCCTCATAACGTTGTTAAAGCTACTTTTGATGCTTTATTACAAATGAGAAGTGCTGCAACAGTTGCAAAACAAAGAGGACTTTCTCTAGATAAAGTATTTAAAGGATAA
- the rplV gene encoding 50S ribosomal protein L22, translating into MGVRKRETADARKEANKSIAFAKLNNCPTSPRKMRIVADLVRGQKVELALNILRFNSKEASNKLEKLLLSAIANWQAKNAEESLEDAGLIVKEIRVDGGAMLKRLRPAPQGRAHRIRKRSNHVTIVLGSNNNTQSN; encoded by the coding sequence ATGGGAGTTCGTAAAAGAGAAACAGCAGATGCGAGAAAAGAGGCTAATAAGTCTATTGCTTTCGCAAAATTGAATAACTGCCCTACTTCACCTAGAAAAATGCGCATCGTTGCAGATTTAGTAAGAGGTCAGAAGGTAGAATTAGCTCTTAATATATTAAGATTTAATAGTAAAGAAGCTTCGAATAAACTTGAAAAACTTTTGTTATCAGCTATTGCTAACTGGCAGGCTAAAAATGCAGAGGAAAGTTTAGAAGATGCAGGCTTAATTGTTAAAGAGATCAGAGTTGATGGTGGTGCTATGTTGAAAAGACTTAGACCAGCACCTCAAGGTCGCGCTCATAGAATAAGAAAGCGTTCTAATCACGTTACAATCGTATTAGGATCTAATAATAACACACAAAGTAATTAA
- the rpsH gene encoding 30S ribosomal protein S8, protein MYTDPIADYLTRVRNAVAANHKVVEIPASNLKKEITKILFDQGYILSYKFEDNSVQGTIKIALKYDKETKESVIKDIQRISKPGLRKYSGSSTLPRILNGLGIAIVSTSKGVMTGKQAKQLNVGGEVICYVY, encoded by the coding sequence ATGTATACAGATCCAATTGCCGATTATCTTACAAGAGTTAGAAATGCAGTTGCTGCAAACCACAAAGTGGTTGAAATTCCTGCTTCTAACCTTAAAAAAGAAATCACAAAGATTTTATTCGATCAAGGATATATCTTAAGTTACAAATTTGAAGACAACTCTGTTCAAGGGACTATCAAAATTGCTCTTAAATATGATAAAGAGACTAAAGAGTCTGTTATCAAAGATATCCAAAGAATTAGTAAACCAGGTTTACGTAAATATTCAGGTTCTTCTACTTTACCTAGAATCTTAAATGGTTTAGGTATTGCTATCGTTTCTACATCAAAAGGTGTAATGACTGGTAAGCAAGCAAAGCAACTTAATGTTGGTGGAGAAGTTATTTGTTACGTATATTAA
- the rpsQ gene encoding 30S ribosomal protein S17: MEKRNLRKERVGVVTSNKMEKSIVVSETKRVKHPMYGKFVLKTKKYVAHDETNDCNIGDTVRISETRPLSKSKCWRLVEIIERAK, encoded by the coding sequence ATGGAAAAAAGAAATTTAAGAAAAGAAAGAGTTGGTGTTGTTACTAGTAACAAAATGGAGAAATCTATTGTTGTTTCAGAAACAAAAAGAGTAAAACACCCTATGTATGGTAAGTTCGTGTTGAAAACGAAAAAATACGTTGCACACGACGAAACAAACGACTGTAACATTGGAGATACTGTAAGAATTAGCGAAACGCGTCCTTTAAGTAAATCTAAATGTTGGAGATTAGTTGAAATCATTGAAAGAGCTAAGTAA